The Synechocystis sp. PCC 7509 genome includes a window with the following:
- the psb28 gene encoding photosystem II reaction center protein Psb28, which produces MAKIQFSKGVDEDVTPNVRLTRSRDGKQSTATFLFQNPSVLSGNNADDITGMYMIDEEGEIVTREVKGKFVNGKPEALEVFYIMNSTAEWDRFLRFMERYAEKNDLDFNKA; this is translated from the coding sequence ATGGCGAAAATTCAATTTTCTAAAGGTGTTGATGAAGATGTAACCCCAAATGTACGTTTGACTCGTTCGCGGGACGGGAAGCAAAGTACAGCAACATTTCTTTTTCAGAATCCCTCGGTTTTAAGCGGCAATAACGCCGATGACATTACGGGAATGTATATGATTGACGAAGAAGGGGAAATCGTCACCCGCGAAGTTAAAGGTAAGTTTGTTAACGGCAAGCCGGAAGCTTTGGAAGTATTTTACATCATGAACTCAACGGCAGAATGGGATCGGTTTCTCCGCTTTATGGAACGCTACGCCGAGAAAAACGATCTAGACTTCAACAAAGCGTAA
- a CDS encoding MogA/MoaB family molybdenum cofactor biosynthesis protein gives MQPHPDTGKIIVNCAVITVSDTRSHLTDKSGQLIKQLLLNADRAVGYYTIIKDEPTQIKSQLQALNNIDVVIFNGGTGIAPRDTTYDAISSLLEKTLPGFGELFRYLSYKEIGSRAIASRAIAGVYQNILVFSVPGSSNAVKLAMNELILPELEHLVTQLQA, from the coding sequence ATGCAACCCCACCCCGATACAGGCAAGATAATAGTTAATTGTGCGGTAATCACCGTTAGCGATACGCGATCGCACCTTACGGATAAAAGCGGTCAGTTAATCAAACAATTGCTCTTAAATGCCGATCGCGCGGTGGGATATTACACCATTATTAAAGACGAACCAACACAGATTAAAAGCCAACTGCAAGCATTAAATAACATTGATGTCGTAATTTTTAATGGCGGTACGGGGATAGCGCCTAGAGATACAACCTACGATGCTATTTCTAGTTTGCTAGAGAAGACTTTACCAGGGTTTGGCGAGTTGTTTCGATATCTTAGTTACAAGGAAATTGGTTCAAGAGCGATCGCTTCGCGCGCGATCGCGGGTGTATACCAAAATATATTAGTATTTTCTGTTCCTGGTTCTAGCAATGCGGTCAAACTGGCGATGAATGAGTTGATTTTGCCGGAATTAGAGCATTTAGTTACTCAGTTACAAGCTTAA
- the dapF gene encoding diaminopimelate epimerase has product MSIEFVKYQGLGNDFILVDNRASSELIVSPEQAIQLCDRHFGIGADGVIFALPGLEGTDYTMRIINSDGSEPEMCGNGIRCLAGFIADLEGNNSKNVQYHIHTLAGVISPQILADGQVKVDMGLPKLLAKEIPTTLSSPEQKVINEPLEVAGKTWLVTCVSMGNPHCITFVEDVAAIDLAVIGTQFEHHPAFPQKTNTEFIQVVGRDRLKMRVWERGAGITLACGTGACAALVAGVLTGKCDRKATVELPGGDLLIEWSEPDQRLYMTGAQERVFAGIIS; this is encoded by the coding sequence GTGTCTATCGAGTTTGTTAAATATCAAGGACTAGGAAACGATTTTATCTTAGTTGACAATCGCGCTTCTTCAGAACTTATAGTATCCCCAGAACAAGCAATTCAATTATGCGATCGCCATTTTGGTATTGGCGCAGACGGGGTAATTTTTGCGCTTCCAGGTCTTGAAGGCACGGATTATACTATGAGAATTATCAATTCTGATGGTTCAGAACCCGAAATGTGTGGTAATGGTATTCGTTGTTTAGCCGGGTTTATCGCCGATTTGGAAGGAAATAACAGCAAAAACGTTCAATATCACATTCATACTTTAGCTGGCGTTATTTCTCCCCAAATACTAGCAGATGGTCAAGTAAAAGTTGATATGGGTTTACCAAAACTCCTAGCAAAAGAAATTCCTACTACCTTAAGTTCTCCTGAACAAAAAGTAATCAATGAACCCCTAGAAGTAGCTGGAAAAACTTGGTTAGTTACTTGCGTAAGTATGGGAAACCCCCACTGTATAACCTTTGTGGAAGATGTCGCCGCCATAGATTTAGCAGTAATTGGCACTCAATTCGAGCATCATCCCGCATTCCCGCAAAAAACTAATACTGAGTTTATTCAAGTTGTAGGACGCGATCGCCTAAAAATGCGCGTTTGGGAACGAGGTGCAGGTATAACCCTAGCTTGCGGGACGGGTGCTTGTGCGGCGCTAGTAGCTGGCGTATTAACGGGTAAATGCGATCGCAAAGCCACTGTAGAACTCCCCGGCGGTGATTTGCTCATTGAATGGTCAGAACCCGACCAAAGGCTTTATATGACTGGGGCGCAAGAGCGGGTATTTGCTGGGATAATTAGTTAA
- a CDS encoding Hfq-related RNA-binding protein: MKSDFDVSSPSIKQVQTLIKDGKAVEVKLLSGDLLSGKLLWQDQTCVCMVDTSEQSITIWRQAIAFIKATN; encoded by the coding sequence ATGAAAAGTGACTTTGATGTATCTTCACCCAGCATAAAGCAAGTACAGACGCTGATTAAGGACGGTAAAGCCGTTGAAGTAAAGTTGCTTAGTGGTGATTTACTTAGTGGCAAACTATTGTGGCAAGATCAAACCTGTGTATGTATGGTTGATACCAGCGAACAGAGTATTACTATTTGGCGACAGGCGATCGCTTTTATCAAAGCCACAAATTAA
- a CDS encoding DUF5724 domain-containing protein, whose protein sequence is MLNPEYAKEQLKTFYIPDWIETKVASANKLPETLKEIVFAILERDSNGQPYTDYQTRYEAKDKAFNQLNILSAEERLNIFESLFPQIYLYIESAWQLFSYSPYQIGWQRKSFRAPNKPEIHNIARCQWFNQLLSTVEGYEQDITWFAAWTPYLGYTSEALGILFAVAINSNSEQGNQVFEILLDSGRGEHEIGAMGRHVTRALLIANRADGWTFVENLLLAAQRQEGLRQTILETIDEAHPDAFRRMLRLLIEQDLTRFSATVRAVDVWFGFGWESVNNRIVKEILEQVSLFLENPAEQTAALESNNAQTVYLALWTIAFNDAVLATSSASKLLNDPIVERRFVAAHLLAQLGINEAQIALLPALNDEDLRVVATALRVLISSSIQEKDLFERLERIIPNFPSKTKVLEPLVWDWMTISVSKESVASALVYNLGTRSPKRLIPYLSVCSSSDRSSIAYKLAIIQPWDAEIRQTLLSLIGDNSSWVRSQVLQNLANCTITPAEAIELEGLLTRKSGDLRRGLLQLLLNQSDTDAKSSAQRLLNANLLQRQAGLELLCQMVAKNRLVAESRTLAQKYQLQHPKQTDTEKQLLDTILADSQEVLTLDNALGLLDPSQRTAPKLGDVTQPRLFATPAAQACLESLDELIHTHRQTPIITESYQTTQEELLGNISYGFPDPNFTKPLEEDIKLLPLREVWETWWQENLSQSYDEGNLELLQILASLGQYNKSNFSDELRWKKAYKTLFIDTEKLRYPNIVQAICYWSMRSHPLPSTVVDFLLDAVTTSFKLVFQGVFVQNFNFDRNDWRYSGSLYSWFSLNQYHRSFFALDWNNAQQTRFWQLLRWLDEPEPTPQARRYRPALEDVLMAFSIGAATEADLIDQVLGSGIEYFRDLGQITGRKLPPNLAQYPILLEIGDRIAKRIIEIELKRGELPTVASEPALALRSLPGINNVVSLLQAFNKNKLVRGWSYDTSGKARVFSHLIRISFPKDGETPQDFATQVKAANIGQQQLIELAIYAPQWANYVESALKWRSFAQAVWWIHAHTKDDNWQVEQEIRETWNAQISEQTPLTGQDLLNGAVDIDWFTRVYQALKAERWEALDNAAQYASGGSGHKRAQLFADAMLGKVEKVELVNRVTQKRNQDALRVLGLLPLAKGKKRDKDLLERYQIIQEFLRTSRQFGSQRQASEKLAVSIALENLARNAGYTDPMRLQWAMEAQAIADLVKQPQTVAIEDLVVALAIEQGQPKITITNNSKPLKAIPAKYKKEQSIVQLQERKQDITRQASRMRLSLEQAMCRGDRFTAEELQQLCTHPVLAPMLEKLVFIGENVIGYPVQQGRFLQSYDRGLTPTGNISLRIAHPYDLLGTNLWHLWQQDCFQNQRQQPFKQVFRELYILTTTERSDRTISHRYAGHQVNSRQALALLGQRGWISQPEEGVRRTFHEFDLSVWLTFVDGYFSPTEVEGLTIEGVQFTRRGEWKPLELNQVSPLVFSEVMRDLDLVVSVAHQGGVDPEATASTVEMRSALLRETCRLLQITNVKLENSHALIEGHLGSYSVHLGSAGVHRQPGGYLCIVPVHSQHRDRIFLPFADNDPKTAEVISKVLLLSRDREIKDPTILEQILARG, encoded by the coding sequence ATGTTAAACCCAGAATACGCTAAAGAACAACTAAAAACTTTTTACATTCCTGATTGGATAGAAACTAAAGTTGCTAGTGCTAACAAGTTACCAGAAACATTAAAAGAAATAGTTTTTGCTATTTTAGAGCGCGATAGTAATGGTCAACCGTATACGGACTATCAGACCAGGTATGAAGCGAAAGATAAAGCTTTTAATCAACTTAATATTTTGAGTGCTGAGGAACGATTAAACATTTTTGAGTCACTGTTTCCGCAAATTTATTTATACATAGAATCAGCATGGCAATTGTTTTCATATTCGCCTTATCAAATAGGCTGGCAACGCAAATCATTTCGCGCACCCAACAAGCCAGAAATTCATAATATAGCTCGTTGCCAATGGTTCAATCAGTTACTTTCTACTGTCGAAGGTTACGAGCAAGATATAACTTGGTTTGCTGCTTGGACTCCTTATTTAGGCTATACAAGCGAGGCGTTAGGAATTTTGTTTGCGGTGGCAATCAATAGTAATTCTGAACAAGGAAATCAGGTTTTTGAGATACTCTTAGATTCCGGGAGAGGCGAACACGAAATAGGGGCAATGGGTCGCCATGTTACCCGTGCTTTATTAATCGCCAATCGTGCTGATGGCTGGACTTTTGTAGAGAATTTATTATTGGCGGCACAGCGTCAAGAAGGTTTAAGGCAAACTATTTTAGAAACTATTGATGAGGCTCATCCTGATGCTTTTCGGCGAATGTTGCGCTTATTGATAGAACAGGATTTAACTCGGTTTAGCGCTACGGTTAGGGCGGTAGATGTTTGGTTTGGTTTTGGTTGGGAATCAGTTAATAATCGGATAGTTAAGGAAATATTAGAACAAGTTTCACTGTTTTTAGAAAATCCCGCAGAACAAACCGCAGCTTTAGAAAGTAATAATGCTCAGACTGTTTATTTAGCTTTATGGACAATTGCCTTTAATGATGCAGTTTTAGCTACTTCATCAGCTAGTAAGTTATTAAACGATCCAATTGTCGAGCGGCGGTTTGTCGCGGCACATTTATTAGCTCAATTGGGAATAAATGAAGCCCAAATTGCTCTATTACCTGCTTTAAATGATGAAGATTTACGAGTAGTTGCTACGGCACTTAGAGTATTGATTAGCAGCAGTATTCAAGAAAAAGATTTATTTGAAAGATTAGAACGCATTATTCCCAATTTTCCTAGCAAAACTAAAGTTTTAGAGCCGTTAGTTTGGGATTGGATGACAATTTCTGTAAGTAAAGAAAGTGTAGCATCCGCTTTAGTTTATAACTTGGGTACGCGATCGCCTAAACGACTAATACCATACTTATCGGTTTGCAGCAGTAGCGATCGCTCGTCTATTGCTTACAAATTAGCAATAATTCAACCTTGGGATGCAGAGATTAGGCAAACTTTGCTTTCGCTCATTGGTGATAATAGTAGTTGGGTGCGATCGCAAGTTTTACAAAATTTAGCTAATTGTACAATTACTCCCGCCGAAGCAATAGAGTTAGAAGGCCTACTAACTCGCAAGTCTGGGGATTTACGGCGCGGATTATTACAGTTATTACTCAATCAATCAGATACAGATGCGAAGTCTTCAGCACAAAGATTATTAAATGCAAATTTATTGCAACGTCAAGCTGGATTAGAACTTTTGTGTCAAATGGTGGCGAAGAATCGCCTGGTTGCAGAATCTCGCACTCTAGCCCAAAAATATCAATTACAGCACCCAAAACAAACCGATACAGAAAAGCAACTTTTAGATACAATCTTGGCAGATAGTCAAGAAGTTTTAACATTAGATAATGCTTTAGGATTATTAGATCCAAGCCAGCGTACAGCGCCAAAATTAGGAGACGTAACCCAACCGCGTTTATTTGCTACACCCGCCGCGCAAGCTTGTTTAGAGTCCTTAGATGAGTTAATTCATACTCACCGCCAAACACCAATTATTACTGAGTCTTACCAAACAACACAAGAAGAATTGCTAGGAAATATCAGTTATGGATTTCCTGACCCCAATTTTACAAAACCTCTAGAAGAAGATATTAAACTCTTACCACTGCGAGAAGTGTGGGAAACTTGGTGGCAAGAAAACTTATCTCAATCCTACGATGAAGGTAATTTAGAGTTACTCCAAATCCTAGCTTCTTTAGGTCAATATAATAAATCTAATTTTAGTGATGAGTTACGGTGGAAAAAGGCTTACAAGACTTTATTTATTGATACAGAAAAACTACGGTATCCAAATATAGTTCAAGCTATTTGCTATTGGTCAATGCGATCGCATCCATTACCCTCAACAGTAGTAGACTTTCTCCTTGATGCAGTAACAACTAGCTTTAAATTAGTTTTTCAAGGAGTATTCGTACAAAATTTTAATTTTGATAGGAATGACTGGCGTTATAGCGGTTCACTGTATAGCTGGTTTTCCTTAAATCAATATCATCGTTCCTTCTTTGCATTAGATTGGAATAACGCGCAGCAAACAAGATTTTGGCAATTATTACGCTGGCTAGATGAACCTGAACCTACACCGCAAGCACGACGCTATCGCCCTGCACTGGAAGATGTTTTAATGGCTTTTAGTATCGGTGCAGCAACAGAAGCAGATTTAATAGATCAAGTTTTAGGTTCGGGAATTGAATATTTTAGAGATTTAGGACAGATTACTGGAAGAAAATTACCGCCTAATTTAGCCCAATATCCAATCTTATTAGAGATAGGCGATCGCATTGCCAAGCGTATTATTGAAATAGAACTCAAACGCGGCGAATTACCAACTGTTGCATCAGAACCAGCTTTAGCATTGCGAAGTTTACCGGGTATAAATAATGTTGTAAGCTTACTGCAAGCTTTTAATAAAAATAAGTTGGTGCGAGGTTGGAGTTATGACACCAGTGGAAAAGCTAGAGTTTTCAGCCATTTAATTCGCATATCTTTTCCCAAAGACGGCGAAACACCACAGGATTTTGCAACTCAAGTAAAAGCGGCTAATATCGGGCAACAACAACTAATAGAATTAGCGATTTATGCGCCACAATGGGCAAATTATGTCGAATCTGCTTTAAAATGGCGCTCTTTTGCTCAAGCGGTGTGGTGGATTCACGCCCATACTAAAGATGATAACTGGCAAGTTGAGCAAGAAATTAGAGAAACTTGGAACGCTCAAATTAGCGAACAAACCCCCCTAACTGGACAAGATTTATTAAACGGTGCGGTAGATATAGACTGGTTTACACGAGTTTATCAAGCATTGAAAGCCGAACGTTGGGAAGCTTTAGACAACGCCGCACAATACGCCTCTGGAGGAAGTGGACACAAACGGGCGCAGCTATTCGCTGATGCAATGTTGGGAAAAGTTGAAAAAGTAGAATTAGTAAATCGGGTAACGCAAAAACGCAATCAAGACGCGCTAAGAGTATTAGGATTGTTACCACTGGCGAAAGGTAAAAAGCGCGATAAAGATTTATTAGAACGTTACCAAATTATTCAAGAATTTCTGCGTACTAGCCGCCAATTTGGTTCGCAAAGACAAGCCAGCGAAAAACTAGCCGTTAGTATTGCCCTAGAAAACTTAGCTCGAAATGCTGGTTATACAGACCCCATGCGCCTCCAGTGGGCGATGGAAGCCCAAGCGATCGCCGATTTGGTCAAACAACCCCAAACTGTAGCTATTGAGGATCTGGTGGTTGCTCTAGCCATTGAACAAGGACAACCAAAAATAACCATCACAAATAACTCAAAACCTTTAAAAGCTATTCCCGCCAAATACAAAAAAGAGCAAAGCATCGTCCAATTGCAAGAACGCAAACAAGATATTACTCGCCAAGCATCCAGAATGCGATTATCTCTAGAACAAGCCATGTGTCGCGGCGATCGCTTTACGGCGGAAGAATTGCAGCAACTTTGTACCCATCCCGTACTAGCACCGATGCTAGAAAAATTAGTATTTATCGGCGAAAATGTTATTGGTTATCCGGTACAACAAGGACGATTTTTACAATCTTACGATCGCGGACTTACACCAACGGGCAATATTAGTTTACGCATTGCTCACCCTTACGATTTATTAGGAACTAATTTATGGCATTTGTGGCAGCAAGATTGTTTTCAAAACCAACGCCAGCAGCCATTTAAGCAAGTATTTCGGGAATTATACATACTCACTACCACCGAAAGAAGCGATCGCACTATTTCCCATCGTTACGCCGGACACCAAGTTAATTCTAGGCAAGCTTTAGCACTATTAGGTCAAAGAGGTTGGATAAGTCAGCCGGAAGAAGGTGTTAGACGCACATTCCACGAGTTCGATCTCTCAGTTTGGCTAACTTTTGTTGATGGCTACTTTTCCCCTACAGAAGTGGAAGGTTTAACCATCGAAGGCGTACAGTTTACCAGGCGTGGAGAATGGAAACCATTGGAACTAAATCAAGTTTCACCGCTAGTTTTTAGCGAAGTCATGCGCGACTTAGATTTAGTTGTCAGTGTGGCGCACCAAGGCGGAGTAGATCCCGAAGCTACTGCTTCCACGGTTGAAATGCGATCGGCTTTACTGCGGGAAACTTGCCGTTTGCTACAAATAACTAACGTGAAACTAGAAAACTCCCATGCTTTGATAGAAGGTCATTTAGGTAGTTATTCCGTGCATCTGGGTAGCGCTGGAGTTCACCGCCAACCAGGAGGATATTTATGTATTGTCCCCGTCCATTCTCAGCATCGCGATCGCATATTTTTACCCTTTGCTGACAACGATCCCAAAACCGCCGAAGTTATCTCCAAAGTGCTGCTACTATCACGCGATCGCGAAATTAAAGATCCAACAATTTTAGAGCAGATTTTGGCAAGAGGTTAA